AGCGAGGTGCCAATAATGAAAAAAAACTTCGTCTTCGTCATTCTAAGCTCCCTCCCCTGGGGAGGGTTGGGGTGGGTCCCACTTTATGATAATAACGTAATGGTGGCAAGTTTGTTATATCGGGGTGCAGTATTTGTATGAAGTCCTGTAACAATAGGTCGGGACGGAAAGGCGATTCCTCATAGAACATTGACGTTGTGACATTGCAACCATAGAGCTCGCCCGTCTTGGCAGGATTCAACTGCTTATAGCCAGGCTGTTCGCTTAATAGCTGCTTACGGGTGATGGGCTGTGGAGCATCATAACGGAAAAGCCACACATCGGCTTCGCCACATTTCTCCAGCATCGACTCAAAAGGCATGGCGAGCGAACCGCTACGCTTGTCGGAGGCAAAGGGATATACGCAACGTGCATCGCTGAGCATCTGTCCTATGGTGGACTGTCCTCCAGGCACATACCACACAGAGCCAGTCTGCTTGTCCATCAGCACCGAACGCATTGTTGTGGATGTCTTCACCATCTCCTTCAGTGCATGGTAGCTGCTGTCAACGATGGCAAACAGCGAGTCAGCTTCGCGCTCATGACCATATAGCATACCGTAGAAACGAATCCACTCTGCACGAGCTAGTGGCGACTGCTCCATATACTCAGCACACTCTATGAGCGGAATATCAATATCCTCCAGCTTACCGTAACCGCCCGAGTTCTCGAAAGGTGACAGCAGGATGGCATCAGCATCAGCATCTATGATTTTCTCTATGACTGGACTCATTCCGTCGCCACAGTCTATGATGCGACCTGCCTTCACCCCTTCTTGGATATAAGGCACCTTCATATACTTCAGGTCTGCCACGCCTGTGACCTGACTGCCAGCGTCGAGCTGACCTAAAAGAGCTGCATGTACACTCGTGAAGACCACGCTTCGCTGTAATGGCACACGCACCAAGGTCATTCCGTCATCAACAGCCTGCTGTGTTGTTTCGGCAGAGGGCACGAAGTAGTAGCGATGGAGTGTCTTACCTTCCTTCCATGGGTTCTTGATGTTCACCTCGGTATGGTCGGCATAGCGCACCACCTCGATGAGACGGGCATACTTGAAAGAGAGGGTATCGCCCTCCTCGCGGACAGTGGTCTTCCGACCATTGCCACACGAGAAGAGCGATACCGCTATCGTTAGTAGAACAAAGATTTTCTTCATACCATAATTACTTCACCACTACCTTGCGCACAGAGCCATCCTCCATACGGATGATGTTCATGCCATTAGACAGGCGCTGCATCTGACGACCGCCAAGGTCGAAGCGCTGCAGTTTGCCTGCGGTCTGAGGCATTGTCTTAATGCCAGTAGTGATTGGCTCCTCATTCTCAGGTGCCACTCCACCGAGGTTGTCCATGCAGAAGTAAGCAGGTGTGTTCATGCCCCACATGCCAGTGTCGCTGCTGCTCATGGTGAAGCCTAAGCGCTTAACCTTGCCAAGAGAGGTGAGGTCAACCCAGCGCCAGGTGTCAAGGATGTAAGCATTTGCAACATCGCGCAGATCAGCCAGGTAGAAGTCGACAGTGCCCGTCTGTTCTCCTGCAGCATCGTAGCCTGTAATGGTGAGCTTGAACCAGTCGTTAGTTCCGAATCTCTTTGCATAGCTGTCACCATGAGTCATTGAAGCGTAAGCATAAGCGGAGTTCGTTACGTAGAAGCCGCTAACAATCTCGCCGTCTTCGCTTGAGATAACCTCAACGCCCTTAGGTGTCCATTCGTTGACATTGTATGTTGCATAGGTCTTTGAGTCTTCTACGCCATGACCTACAACAGAGTTATACATCTCATTAGAGCCTGTAGATGTCTTTGAAGTGAGGTTGGTGTAGTAGAATCCATAAGCATAAGCACCATATTCGCTCAACTCATAGCCGTTCTCGAAGCGATAACCGCCAGAGACGAACGAGCCAGTGCCGTCGCTACCATTCCAATAGCTCTCGTCAGCCAGGTCGAGGTCTTCGAATGTTGCAGGACCCTCTGGCTTGCGAGGAGCCTCACCATTGAAGTCGTCAATACAGAAGTAGAGAGGTGTGGTGTAGCCCCATGAATTTTTGCGTGAGCTCTCCAGATGGAATGTAAGTTCTTTCACCTTACCCAGTTCAGAGAGGTCAACCCACTGCCAATTGTTAACATAGTAGTGGTCTTCATCATTCTCTGACGTATAGTCAGCCAGATAATAGTCAATGAAGTTATTGTTGTCGGCAGTGATAGTAAGCTTCAGGTAATCGCCCTTTTCGAATGCTCCAGGAGTAATGCCGTCGCCATTGAGGATGGCATTCACTGTAACAGCAGCATTAGTGATATAAAAACCACGGATAGAGTCACCGTCGGCCTTGTTAAGAACAGAGATGGTCATTGGTGCAAACTCATCCTCGAAGAACACAGCATAGTTGTCAGAATCGTTGTGTCCCTTACCTGTGCATGCATTGAACTGATCAGCCATTATATTAGCACCAGCTGTTGAGGTGTGGTTAGAATAGCTGAATCCTGACCATGAAGCCCAGTCGATAGAATAGTTATTTGAGAACTTATAGCTTCCGCTCAGGAAAGAACCCTGATACTGACTATCTCCATAGAGACCCTCTTCTATACTGCCCTTGGTGTCGGGACCTTTCCAGTGGCTCTCACTTGGGAGGAAGAGGTTCTCAAAGTCGGCAGCGATAGCCTCACCAGTAACGATGATACGGCAGGTATCATTAGCCTCGAACTTCTGGGCATCCTTGATGGTAACATAGTAGTCACCCGATTGCTCAGGAGTGATGTTAAGAACGATTTCCTCACCTTCTGCAGAAGTAATGATAGGCTCACCTACAATCTGGTTCTTGCTGTCGGTCCATGTCACGGTGTAAGGAGCCAAGCCACTTGCCACCATAACCTTCAGACTTGTCTCTGTGCCGCTTGCTACTGTAGTAACAGGCTCTGTGCAAGCAATCATCAGATCGATTGGTTCCATAGGAGTAGTGATGTCGCTGATGGTCTGCAGCTCGGTAACTACGCCATAAGCGCTCTCTACGAGCACATAAGCCTTATAGGCAGTCTTCTCACTAAGCGTATCGACCTTTACAGTAGCCTCAGCATCCTTGGTCAGTACGGCAGTATAGGTAGAAGCCTTCATAGCCTCAACTGTAGGAGCTTCGTCGGCAGCCTTCAGCACCATGACATAAGCCTTGCCAGCCATGTCGCTCTTCACGCTGACAACAACCTCGTTGAAAGCTGTTGCAGCAGCTGTGGGATAGCCCTCTGCGATAACAGGAACACGAGTTCTGTTGGGATTATATTCGTAAGCACCGATAGAGATGTTCTCTTCTGGACGGGCTGTGCCGTTCACGTCGGTAGTCACATAGTCGAGCTTTATAGCCTTGAGCAGGTCGCCGTCGAGAGTTGTGGCAGGCTCCAGAATATCGTCGCTGACAAATGTAACCTGCTTGTTGATGCAACCAGTAGCAGAAGTCTTCTCAACGAAGGCGGCAAAGTCGCCGTCTGTGCTTGAAGAAGCACGGAAGAATTTCTCACCGGCAGCATACATAAGGTTGTTCTGGAAGTTAATCTTGCTTGTGGCTAAGTTGGCATCATTATAGATGTTAACAGCATAGCCGCTGGTCTCGTTCTGTATGATATTGTTCACCACGTTCACATTGCCGTATCCATCAGAGAGGGCAGACGAAGCCCAGAAGGTTGCGCCACCATTGGCACCAGTCATGCGGAAGGTGTTGTTGGCAATGTTCACATACTTCATCTTAGCACCAGAGAGTTTGAACGTGCTACAGCTTGCGTTGGTAGATGCAAGATTAATTACATTGTTAGCAATTATAGCAGGAGCTGCTTCTGTTGCTTCCATCTGACGAACGTAAATAGCAACAACAGTGTTTGAAGAAGCGAGATTGAAGATATTGCCAGTAATCTCAGTAGCTTCTGCATGCTCGTCGCGTACATTGATGTCGATAACGCCATTGCTTATCTTCACTTCGCTATTGTCAATGATGAAAGTATTGTTACGAATCTTTGCACCCAGCTCATCATATGAGTACAACATGAAGCGACCATTGTTCTTGAAGGTGTTGCCCTCAATAACAGCACCTACCTCCTTAGGAAGAGCAACTGTGTTGGTACCACCCATATAAACACCATACTTACCACCTTCAAGGATACAGTTCTTAACGGTGAGATAGTCGTTGTTCTTGTTCTCCTCGTCAATGATGGTATGACCTACCAAAGCAGGACCGTCACCACTTGTTGAAGCATAGATATCGGTGTGGAGGTAGCAGCCATCGATGGTTGCATGACGGCTCTCGTCCTTAATCATCACTACGGCCTTATAGTTAAGGTCTGTGGTGTAAACCTCGAGGTTCTTCAGCGTGACATAGCTTGCCTGATAGAGCGTGATGACACCATAGTCCTTCTTGTGCTGATCATCGCTGTAGCCACCTGTGGTGTAGTTGTTGTGATAGATCTTAACGTCGCGCTGTCCGCTCTCACTCTCAATGGTGAGGGTGTTCACGCTACCCATACCTTTAATATAAGGTACTCGTACCTTCTCATTGTACTCGCCGGCCTTGATCTTTAGAACCACAGGACCTTCCATGCCCAGTGTGTTCATGTCGTCGATAGCGCCCTGGATGGTTGCATAGTCGCCACCCTGACCAACGGTATAGGTGCCGCTCTTGCCGCTTGCAACGGTGATAGTTGCTGTAGCTGGCTCAGTGACGTCAATAGCAGCGCCGTTGACCACGACAGAGTTGAGAGTTGCCGTAGCGGTCTGTCCTACTTCTGCTGTTGTCTTCACATCATAGGTGAGCCAGAAGTAATAAGTACCGCTATTGGTGATCTGATAGTTCTCAGCAAACTCAGTATTGGTAGAGAATGTTGTCGTTGTACCTGTTGTGTAGATGTGGGAAGCCTC
This region of Prevotella sp. E13-27 genomic DNA includes:
- a CDS encoding DUF4465 domain-containing protein → MKQNFKQSLLLWLALLLMPLGAWADREVNQLQFGKQVIEVATDEVITFYDPWGTADIDDQNSYNAQSLTVFKPVEAGKSVQITFEKLDLNQYSTSYYLYINLYDGIADSDDAFSWATSTSSITSSTSLSGMSGTLIAEKINNDNKPSLPATYTSGTADGALSVGFMHRNSNECEGWVAKVKCVQLENMTVTGAGSNYEGVVAVPSVKQNVTLANAFVTATGVMNPDHVKAIHFTMTKNEGAVDPAVLKLFKGDTQVTASVEADGDNYKFVLDEALADGTTTFTIKGDILGTAAIGAKVQVDITKIATTAQADGITPFAAGTAVEVENPALVLMTSTSQVVTVGDTPYAFYDEGGKEGGIVSKTNGQVTFLSGVEGKKVMVDFTKNNIWHGSYYNQELRIYAGQEVNADKLIKTLQQGETALVRSTADDGSLTVVLYSDASNDVAADGFEATVSLFTPQPMDVNTLAVSAAGEGTVAASDMKQEMLTVNVKTENTEPAAQLTKMTFSAGASASHIAKAYLLQNAAVVGECTAFEGATFEIALTSPVALVEGDNLFTLAYDISDEVVNDDEIAASVVSVTALVNNVEKTVNAPANTPEVTRNVKNIVLSQKDQGTVTKIVNGSMAFETKPASEYSTKYEYGTDDRINIFVPKHEGMVCQIDFSSFAVYYASSSYGTRAKFAIYAGQGTTGEKLWELDDNAKQNVGPETIVRSTAADGALTVAFSPNSSYYSLDGWKATVSEYQSKDMAVTAVEAAQATTADASIGANEQELLNVNVFTDGNLNQLSMSSMKLSLKGTEANIVKVSVWKGETKLGEAVAAAEVEVAFSEPVTLAEGNNAFVVKADISSDATENHTIDAAVVSVHVGSADVTATAGDPEGARTLKNQLLMTSGNHGTMSLGLGKQMAIYDDGGAEGDGADGVEAVVTIQPTGEAESLKLTNLGISFAYTAYLYIYEGTEVDDSKELLKLTGSSTKFDPFVVDGPVTIKYIGAGSYTKPNFGITVEGYKKSDVAITGITTEDISVNEVLKGQADVKMLKIAVEAKGELTPATITAFNITGADGEPVEASHIYTTGTTTTFSTNTEFAENYQITNSGTYYFWLTYDVKTTAEVGQTATATLNSVVVNGAAIDVTEPATATITVASGKSGTYTVGQGGDYATIQGAIDDMNTLGMEGPVVLKIKAGEYNEKVRVPYIKGMGSVNTLTIESESGQRDVKIYHNNYTTGGYSDDQHKKDYGVITLYQASYVTLKNLEVYTTDLNYKAVVMIKDESRHATIDGCYLHTDIYASTSGDGPALVGHTIIDEENKNNDYLTVKNCILEGGKYGVYMGGTNTVALPKEVGAVIEGNTFKNNGRFMLYSYDELGAKIRNNTFIIDNSEVKISNGVIDINVRDEHAEATEITGNIFNLASSNTVVAIYVRQMEATEAAPAIIANNVINLASTNASCSTFKLSGAKMKYVNIANNTFRMTGANGGATFWASSALSDGYGNVNVVNNIIQNETSGYAVNIYNDANLATSKINFQNNLMYAAGEKFFRASSSTDGDFAAFVEKTSATGCINKQVTFVSDDILEPATTLDGDLLKAIKLDYVTTDVNGTARPEENISIGAYEYNPNRTRVPVIAEGYPTAAATAFNEVVVSVKSDMAGKAYVMVLKAADEAPTVEAMKASTYTAVLTKDAEATVKVDTLSEKTAYKAYVLVESAYGVVTELQTISDITTPMEPIDLMIACTEPVTTVASGTETSLKVMVASGLAPYTVTWTDSKNQIVGEPIITSAEGEEIVLNITPEQSGDYYVTIKDAQKFEANDTCRIIVTGEAIAADFENLFLPSESHWKGPDTKGSIEEGLYGDSQYQGSFLSGSYKFSNNYSIDWASWSGFSYSNHTSTAGANIMADQFNACTGKGHNDSDNYAVFFEDEFAPMTISVLNKADGDSIRGFYITNAAVTVNAILNGDGITPGAFEKGDYLKLTITADNNNFIDYYLADYTSENDEDHYYVNNWQWVDLSELGKVKELTFHLESSRKNSWGYTTPLYFCIDDFNGEAPRKPEGPATFEDLDLADESYWNGSDGTGSFVSGGYRFENGYELSEYGAYAYGFYYTNLTSKTSTGSNEMYNSVVGHGVEDSKTYATYNVNEWTPKGVEVISSEDGEIVSGFYVTNSAYAYASMTHGDSYAKRFGTNDWFKLTITGYDAAGEQTGTVDFYLADLRDVANAYILDTWRWVDLTSLGKVKRLGFTMSSSDTGMWGMNTPAYFCMDNLGGVAPENEEPITTGIKTMPQTAGKLQRFDLGGRQMQRLSNGMNIIRMEDGSVRKVVVK
- a CDS encoding ABC transporter substrate-binding protein; translation: MKKIFVLLTIAVSLFSCGNGRKTTVREEGDTLSFKYARLIEVVRYADHTEVNIKNPWKEGKTLHRYYFVPSAETTQQAVDDGMTLVRVPLQRSVVFTSVHAALLGQLDAGSQVTGVADLKYMKVPYIQEGVKAGRIIDCGDGMSPVIEKIIDADADAILLSPFENSGGYGKLEDIDIPLIECAEYMEQSPLARAEWIRFYGMLYGHEREADSLFAIVDSSYHALKEMVKTSTTMRSVLMDKQTGSVWYVPGGQSTIGQMLSDARCVYPFASDKRSGSLAMPFESMLEKCGEADVWLFRYDAPQPITRKQLLSEQPGYKQLNPAKTGELYGCNVTTSMFYEESPFRPDLLLQDFIQILHPDITNLPPLRYYHKVGPTPTLPRGGSLE